From the genome of Candidatus Neomarinimicrobiota bacterium, one region includes:
- a CDS encoding GNAT family N-acetyltransferase: MTGHETRLIPLTRPLARHYASRLLELIGTIPGKPWRETELLQERPHKFHYSRFWLAGDEVAGVIIASKKQNSVHIHQVAIDPAYRRQGLARQAYCRIASQARSDGLIKLTANCILSDKVAVAFHQTLGLTFDDSYIDPDDDLAYGHMSVALDILLQRCPEYESSDPPA; the protein is encoded by the coding sequence ATGACCGGCCACGAAACCAGGTTGATCCCGCTTACCCGCCCCCTTGCCCGTCATTATGCCTCCAGGCTTCTTGAGTTGATCGGGACCATACCTGGGAAACCGTGGCGGGAGACGGAACTGCTGCAGGAACGACCGCACAAATTTCACTACAGCCGTTTCTGGCTGGCAGGGGATGAAGTGGCGGGCGTGATCATAGCTTCTAAAAAACAGAACTCCGTTCATATCCACCAGGTAGCGATCGACCCCGCATATAGGCGCCAGGGCCTGGCACGACAGGCCTATTGCCGCATCGCATCCCAGGCCCGGTCGGATGGCCTGATCAAGCTCACTGCCAATTGCATCCTGAGCGACAAAGTAGCGGTTGCCTTCCACCAGACACTTGGTCTAACCTTTGACGATAGCTATATCGATCCCGATGATGATCTGGCATACGGTCACATGTCCGTAGCTTTGGATATACTGCTTCAGCGATGCCCGGAATATGAAAGTAGCGATCCACCAGCCTAA
- a CDS encoding glycosyltransferase family 2 protein yields MQDHLPYVTLITPIHNGGPHYPTCFEALSRLEYPSGSLEIHVIDDYSTDGTREYLQRQSPPDFIRLHFPEANLGRARVRNLALSDATGEVVILLDGDMEVQPDFLKAHVDELARPGREAVIGRVVPASWLTRSKLNRYLYEYPRRGARQFGPDVPIGFQYLLTNNLALSRRALEAGGPLEESFRCYGGEDTLFGYRLARKLPNSIFYSPQPVAVHHHNRTLRQHLKDFGDYGYHNLPRIITRYPEIATPLAADYAWPFSGNYFRRRRRAGRLLFNRLTNSLARALLPITPFPASSILVRFLTVSSVVRGLRRYVRNHPVEAQSPLNPSIPTER; encoded by the coding sequence ATGCAGGACCACCTTCCGTACGTAACCCTCATTACGCCCATCCACAATGGCGGCCCCCACTACCCGACCTGCTTTGAGGCCCTGAGCCGACTCGAATACCCCTCTGGCAGCCTCGAAATCCACGTCATCGACGACTATTCCACCGACGGTACCAGGGAGTACCTCCAGCGGCAGTCGCCGCCCGACTTCATCCGGCTCCACTTCCCCGAGGCCAACCTGGGACGCGCCCGGGTGCGCAACCTGGCCTTGAGCGATGCCACCGGGGAGGTGGTTATCCTCCTGGATGGTGATATGGAGGTGCAGCCCGATTTCCTGAAGGCCCACGTGGACGAACTGGCCCGGCCAGGGCGTGAAGCGGTGATCGGCCGGGTTGTGCCCGCTTCCTGGCTGACCAGATCGAAACTGAATCGCTACCTGTATGAATACCCCCGTCGTGGGGCCAGGCAGTTCGGCCCCGACGTCCCCATAGGCTTTCAATATCTGCTCACCAACAACCTGGCCCTGAGCCGGCGGGCACTGGAGGCGGGTGGTCCATTAGAAGAGAGTTTCCGCTGTTATGGCGGTGAGGATACCCTCTTCGGTTACCGCCTGGCACGTAAGCTCCCCAACAGCATTTTCTACAGTCCCCAGCCGGTGGCGGTCCATCACCACAACCGGACCCTCCGGCAACACTTGAAAGACTTTGGCGACTATGGGTATCACAACCTGCCCCGGATAATCACCCGTTATCCGGAAATCGCCACCCCTCTGGCCGCCGATTACGCTTGGCCCTTTTCAGGAAATTACTTCCGCCGCCGCCGCAGAGCGGGACGGCTCCTGTTTAACCGGCTGACAAACTCGCTAGCACGGGCCCTGCTGCCTATCACTCCCTTCCCGGCGAGCAGCATCCTCGTGCGTTTCCTGACGGTAAGCAGCGTGGTACGTGGCCTGCGCCGCTATGTGCGCAACCACCCGGTTGAGGCGCAGTCACCTCTGAACCCCTCTATCCCAACCGAGCGTTAA
- a CDS encoding WbqC family protein, with translation MKVAIHQPNFLPWPGYFHKYALADLMVHMDTAQHVRLEFDHRNWIKIPDGSKRWIIVHRAGSNPFAQPLNRVRLANDEWRTIIQNRLYNSYHQAPYYHLYIDNLMDVLRRKWASLASLNLALINYICQELEIATPSLRLSELGVDFGQHTGQLIRIARHAGADTYLSGMGAREYLDEGAFQKAGIKLEYQHYTPILYPQLYGEFIPNLSIIDLLFNTGPEARTYLFGGPP, from the coding sequence ATGAAAGTAGCGATCCACCAGCCTAACTTCCTGCCATGGCCCGGTTATTTTCACAAATACGCCCTGGCGGATCTCATGGTCCATATGGACACGGCACAGCATGTCCGCCTGGAATTCGATCACCGCAACTGGATCAAAATCCCCGACGGCTCCAAACGGTGGATTATCGTCCACAGAGCCGGCAGCAATCCTTTTGCCCAACCGCTCAACAGGGTGCGCCTGGCAAATGATGAATGGCGAACCATAATCCAGAACCGACTTTACAACAGCTATCACCAGGCCCCTTATTATCACCTCTACATAGACAATCTGATGGATGTTCTCCGCAGGAAATGGGCATCTCTCGCAAGCCTTAACCTGGCATTGATCAATTATATCTGCCAGGAGTTGGAGATCGCGACTCCCTCCCTGCGGCTATCGGAGCTGGGAGTGGACTTTGGCCAGCACACCGGGCAATTAATCCGCATTGCCCGCCACGCAGGTGCCGACACTTACCTATCAGGTATGGGCGCTCGAGAATACCTGGATGAGGGGGCCTTCCAGAAAGCCGGGATCAAGCTCGAATACCAGCACTATACACCGATACTCTATCCCCAGCTTTATGGGGAATTCATCCCCAACCTGAGTATTATCGACCTTTTATTTAACACGGGACCTGAAGCCAGGACTTATCTTTTTGGAGGACCACCTTGA
- a CDS encoding M14 family metallopeptidase, whose protein sequence is MNTIRRWPLLLPLCLLTAAWMPATAQDWSAPLPPELPWDGKSQELIAAENDPWITPAERTGLTATPSYDETVAWLEQLVAAAPQLSMASLGQSYEGRDIWMVIASTEQVFTPAALKATGKPILLAQAGIHPGEIDGKDAGLMLLRDLTVSGTKTGLLKETNFLFIPILNPDGYERSSPYGRINQRGPEVSGWRTNARNLNLNRDYSKLDTPEMQALVRAINQWEPDLYIDIHVTDGIDYQYDITFDYTGQHGYSPGIAAWLDKRLTPALYKDLAAMGHIPGPLIFAVNNLDPSKGLAAWTPEPRFSNGYGDARHLPTVLVENHSLKPYRQRVLGTYVLLESALRILAKYQAALHRATIADRTRASEQLPLTWKAPDTQPDMVNFLGIQLKTIPSEISGTDHIEYTGQPVTLTVPRIKFTEPDLSVTRPRAYWIPSAWPEVIQRLKLHGIYVETISEPREVEVELYRLSEVELARRPYEGHVPVTAAATAERCLVTFPAGSVRVPTDQPLGDLAILLLEPRSPDSFFQWGFFLEVLQHTEYVEDYVMEPLARRMLDRDPALKEAFKQQLAQDAEFAANPRARLQWFYERTPYYDQQWRLYPVGREP, encoded by the coding sequence ATGAACACAATCCGCCGCTGGCCATTATTACTGCCACTGTGCCTGCTCACTGCCGCTTGGATGCCTGCCACGGCCCAGGACTGGTCCGCACCCCTGCCTCCGGAACTGCCCTGGGACGGTAAAAGCCAGGAACTCATTGCGGCTGAGAATGATCCGTGGATCACACCCGCGGAGCGCACCGGCCTGACCGCCACCCCCAGCTACGACGAAACGGTCGCCTGGCTGGAGCAGCTGGTGGCTGCCGCGCCGCAGCTCAGCATGGCCTCCCTCGGCCAGTCCTATGAAGGGCGGGACATCTGGATGGTCATTGCCTCCACGGAGCAGGTCTTCACACCGGCGGCCCTGAAAGCCACCGGTAAGCCCATCCTGCTGGCCCAGGCCGGCATCCACCCCGGCGAGATCGACGGCAAGGACGCGGGGCTGATGCTCCTGCGGGACCTGACCGTCAGCGGCACCAAGACCGGGCTATTGAAGGAGACCAATTTCCTCTTCATACCTATCCTCAACCCCGACGGGTACGAACGCTCCTCACCCTACGGCCGCATTAACCAGCGGGGTCCCGAAGTTTCGGGATGGCGCACCAACGCCCGTAACCTGAACCTCAACCGGGACTACAGCAAGCTGGACACTCCCGAAATGCAGGCTCTGGTGCGGGCCATCAATCAGTGGGAGCCGGACCTTTATATCGACATCCACGTGACTGACGGCATCGACTACCAGTACGACATCACCTTCGACTATACCGGACAGCACGGCTATTCACCCGGCATCGCCGCCTGGCTGGACAAACGCCTGACCCCGGCCCTGTACAAGGATTTGGCGGCCATGGGCCATATCCCTGGGCCCCTCATCTTCGCCGTTAACAACCTGGACCCCTCCAAAGGCCTTGCGGCCTGGACCCCCGAGCCCCGCTTCTCCAACGGCTATGGCGACGCCCGCCACCTGCCCACCGTCCTGGTGGAGAACCACTCCCTGAAGCCGTACCGGCAACGCGTGCTCGGCACCTATGTGCTGCTGGAAAGCGCCCTGCGAATCCTGGCCAAATACCAGGCTGCGCTACACCGCGCCACCATCGCCGACCGCACCCGGGCCTCTGAACAGCTCCCCCTGACATGGAAAGCCCCCGATACTCAGCCAGATATGGTGAATTTTCTGGGCATTCAGTTAAAAACAATCCCTTCTGAGATCAGCGGTACCGATCACATCGAGTATACCGGGCAACCAGTAACATTGACAGTACCCCGCATTAAATTCACCGAACCTGATCTATCAGTCACCCGCCCCCGGGCCTATTGGATACCATCTGCCTGGCCCGAGGTGATTCAGCGCCTGAAACTCCACGGCATCTACGTGGAGACCATTTCCGAGCCCCGCGAGGTGGAGGTGGAGCTCTACCGGCTCAGCGAGGTCGAACTGGCCAGGCGGCCCTACGAGGGGCACGTGCCGGTAACGGCTGCCGCTACCGCCGAGCGTTGTTTGGTGACTTTCCCGGCCGGCTCGGTGCGCGTGCCCACAGACCAGCCCCTGGGTGACCTGGCCATCCTGCTCCTGGAACCGCGCTCGCCGGACTCCTTCTTCCAATGGGGCTTCTTCCTCGAAGTCCTCCAGCACACCGAATACGTCGAGGACTACGTCATGGAACCGCTGGCGCGGCGCATGCTGGACCGTGACCCGGCACTGAAGGAAGCCTTCAAACAGCAGCTGGCCCAGGACGCCGAATTCGCCGCCAACCCCCGGGCACGGCTCCAGTGGTTCTACGAACGCACGCCGTATTATGATCAACAGTGGCGGCTATATCCCGTGGGACGGGAGCCTTGA
- a CDS encoding SGNH/GDSL hydrolase family protein, with product MNLFRLCLLLSLSTALMVSTACQAPAPGFEPGGRIVFLGDSITEAGEQPGGYVAIVRDTLAARHRELGLEVIGAGISGDKVPDLEERLHRDVLARHPTIVFIYIGINDVWHSIMAVGGTPRDRYEAGLRSIIRRITSTGARAVLCTPSVIGERHDGTNSLDGMLDEYTAISRQVAREMDVHLIDLRKSFLKYLRRHNAANLESGILTYDGVHLNGAGNRLVAREVLQSLGEKLRE from the coding sequence ATGAATTTGTTTCGATTGTGCCTATTACTATCCCTTTCAACAGCGCTTATGGTTTCAACGGCCTGTCAGGCTCCGGCGCCAGGTTTTGAACCCGGCGGCCGGATTGTCTTTCTGGGTGATTCTATAACCGAAGCCGGGGAGCAGCCGGGAGGGTATGTGGCCATCGTGCGTGATACCCTGGCGGCCCGGCATCGGGAGCTGGGTCTTGAGGTTATCGGTGCCGGTATAAGTGGTGACAAAGTTCCGGATCTTGAGGAGCGCCTTCACCGGGACGTGCTCGCGAGGCATCCCACTATCGTTTTTATTTATATCGGGATTAATGACGTGTGGCACTCCATTATGGCCGTTGGCGGAACACCCAGGGACCGCTACGAGGCGGGATTGCGAAGTATCATCCGTCGAATAACCAGTACTGGAGCCAGGGCGGTGCTGTGCACGCCCTCCGTCATTGGTGAACGGCACGACGGCACTAACTCGCTGGACGGTATGCTGGACGAATACACCGCCATCAGCCGCCAGGTGGCGCGAGAGATGGACGTGCACCTGATCGATCTGCGCAAGTCTTTTCTGAAATACCTGCGCCGTCACAACGCGGCCAATCTGGAGAGCGGTATTCTCACCTACGATGGGGTGCACCTGAATGGCGCGGGCAACCGACTGGTTGCCAGGGAAGTGCTACAATCGCTCGGGGAAAAATTGCGGGAATGA
- a CDS encoding aminotransferase class V-fold PLP-dependent enzyme, with the protein MQLYSRRQFLGALGRPAMAVLAVATLDPDAMKDALGAIAKRKGKPEEIAADESYWYPIQQAYTVDRSLVNLNNGGVSPSPAMVQNAMKRYLDYSNTAPVYTMWRILEPQREGVRKRMARAFGCDPEEVALTRNASEGLEICQLGIDFSSGDEILTTNQDYPRMITTFQQRERREGLVLKQFSIPVPAERPQEIVDLFAEHISPKTKVILMCHMINLTGQILPVKEVVAMARRRGIPVIVDGAHALAHFVFSLQDLDCDYYATSLHKWLCAPHGTGLLYVRREKIAGLWPMMAAPETMDEDIRKFEEIGTHPAANCLAIADALTFHQGIGAANKEARMRYLRDRWAKRLIKYDRVRLHTSLKPQFACGLATVQIKEVDSEKLADYLWQRYRIIVTPIKHPEFEGIRVTPNVYTTLEEIDRFTDIMEMVIRKGLPEA; encoded by the coding sequence ATGCAATTATATAGCCGGCGTCAGTTTTTGGGGGCCCTTGGCCGGCCCGCCATGGCCGTTCTCGCCGTGGCTACCCTGGACCCTGACGCGATGAAGGACGCCCTTGGTGCCATAGCCAAACGCAAGGGCAAGCCGGAAGAGATCGCTGCGGATGAAAGCTACTGGTATCCCATTCAGCAGGCCTATACAGTGGACCGCAGCCTGGTCAATTTGAATAATGGTGGTGTAAGTCCCTCTCCGGCCATGGTCCAGAATGCCATGAAGCGCTACCTGGACTATTCGAACACGGCGCCCGTGTACACCATGTGGCGGATTCTAGAGCCCCAGCGGGAAGGGGTTCGCAAGCGGATGGCGCGGGCGTTTGGCTGTGACCCGGAGGAGGTGGCGCTCACCCGCAACGCCTCTGAGGGACTGGAAATCTGCCAGTTGGGCATTGACTTTTCCTCCGGTGATGAAATCCTCACCACAAACCAGGACTACCCGCGCATGATCACTACGTTCCAGCAGCGGGAGCGCAGGGAGGGGCTCGTGCTCAAGCAGTTCTCCATCCCAGTGCCTGCTGAAAGACCCCAGGAGATCGTGGACCTGTTTGCGGAGCACATCAGTCCCAAGACCAAGGTTATCCTCATGTGTCACATGATCAACCTGACCGGTCAGATTTTGCCGGTGAAGGAGGTGGTGGCCATGGCCCGCAGGCGGGGGATTCCAGTGATCGTGGATGGGGCGCATGCCCTGGCCCATTTTGTCTTTTCGCTCCAAGATTTGGACTGTGACTATTATGCCACCAGCCTGCATAAGTGGCTTTGCGCCCCTCATGGCACTGGGCTGCTATATGTGCGCCGGGAGAAGATTGCCGGTCTGTGGCCGATGATGGCGGCGCCGGAGACCATGGATGAGGATATCCGCAAGTTCGAGGAGATCGGGACCCATCCCGCAGCTAACTGCCTGGCCATCGCCGATGCCCTTACCTTCCATCAGGGCATTGGCGCTGCCAACAAAGAGGCCCGGATGCGCTATTTGCGGGATCGGTGGGCCAAGCGCCTGATTAAGTATGACCGCGTCCGGCTGCATACCAGCCTGAAGCCCCAGTTCGCCTGTGGTCTGGCCACGGTGCAGATCAAGGAGGTTGATTCTGAGAAGCTGGCGGATTATCTATGGCAGCGGTACCGCATCATCGTAACCCCCATCAAGCATCCGGAGTTCGAAGGTATTAGAGTGACGCCCAACGTGTATACTACCTTGGAAGAGATTGATCGCTTCACTGATATTATGGAGATGGTAATCCGGAAAGGACTGCCCGAAGCTTGA
- a CDS encoding CDGSH iron-sulfur domain-containing protein, with the protein MPEPVIAFKKPAILNLKPGTYRWCQCGRSKGQPFCDGSHQGTGFEPVEFVIDNERRVALCRCKHSGTKPYCDGSHARL; encoded by the coding sequence ATGCCTGAGCCGGTAATTGCATTTAAGAAGCCAGCCATTTTGAACCTGAAACCAGGTACTTACCGGTGGTGTCAGTGTGGCCGGTCAAAGGGGCAGCCGTTTTGCGACGGCTCGCATCAGGGCACGGGTTTTGAGCCGGTTGAATTTGTTATCGATAATGAGCGGCGGGTGGCCCTGTGCCGGTGCAAGCACTCGGGCACCAAGCCCTACTGCGATGGCTCCCACGCCCGTTTATAA
- a CDS encoding RidA family protein codes for MNSKPKSQFKPVLLLQLLLVLGCGWPMLEREIIATDKAPAAIGPYSQAVRAGRTLYLAGQIGLDPSTGQLVSGGIENETHQVMANIQAVLEAAGYTLTDVVQVQAYLADLDEYGAFNAVYAGYFGDRPPARAVVQAVRLPRDVRVEVMATAVK; via the coding sequence ATGAACTCGAAACCTAAATCGCAGTTCAAGCCTGTATTGCTATTACAACTGCTATTGGTACTAGGATGCGGCTGGCCTATGCTGGAGCGGGAGATTATTGCCACCGATAAGGCCCCGGCGGCCATCGGGCCCTATTCCCAGGCGGTTCGGGCGGGGCGTACGCTCTACCTGGCCGGGCAAATCGGCCTTGATCCTAGTACTGGCCAACTCGTGAGCGGTGGTATTGAGAACGAGACGCACCAGGTCATGGCCAACATCCAGGCTGTGCTGGAGGCGGCCGGCTACACATTGACCGATGTCGTCCAGGTGCAGGCTTACCTGGCGGATCTGGATGAGTATGGCGCTTTCAACGCGGTCTACGCGGGCTATTTTGGTGACCGGCCGCCGGCCCGGGCCGTAGTGCAGGCTGTCCGCCTGCCCCGGGACGTCAGGGTGGAAGTAATGGCGACGGCTGTGAAATAA
- a CDS encoding glycosyltransferase family 4 protein, with protein sequence MKILVATRGHSPDDDRIFHKEIRSLLKHGHEVTLVTRIQQTVDSGLPRFRNLALGPIGVVQFSKELQTLAREWQPAALQIHEFDLLVAAGRIKRELGIPIIYDVQDAHKEMWATFSSKPPLIKHIINQGLLQFEKRHLKYVDRVSALSPHIQRQYQKWGLKVVLVPNYPHLISIDLNIPREPLVIYHGQLSVKRGIPLLVSAFAGVVAAVPEARLEIYGNEWVPGLVQRLHASINHIGMGKSIAIKPTIPYQNILMRLTGARVGVIPFTDAPLFRVAPPNKLYEYMLCGCAVAASDLPVLREQGKTAVYFVPPDDAEALTTALIRLLRDEDLRRSLTRQGRQLIESLYHWELVEPEYLTIYEELA encoded by the coding sequence ATGAAAATCCTCGTCGCCACCCGGGGCCACTCACCCGACGATGACCGCATCTTCCACAAGGAAATTCGGTCCCTGTTGAAACATGGCCATGAAGTTACCCTGGTAACCCGCATACAGCAGACCGTTGACTCCGGCCTGCCCCGATTCCGAAACCTGGCCCTTGGTCCTATTGGCGTTGTTCAATTCTCAAAGGAACTCCAAACACTGGCCCGCGAATGGCAACCAGCCGCCCTTCAAATCCACGAATTCGATCTGCTGGTAGCTGCCGGCCGCATAAAAAGGGAACTGGGCATCCCTATCATCTATGATGTACAAGATGCTCACAAGGAAATGTGGGCTACGTTCTCTTCCAAGCCTCCCTTAATTAAACACATTATCAACCAGGGTCTGCTACAATTTGAAAAACGACATCTGAAATACGTGGATCGGGTATCGGCTCTTTCGCCGCATATTCAGCGGCAATATCAGAAATGGGGACTCAAGGTCGTGCTTGTTCCTAACTACCCTCATCTCATATCTATCGACCTCAACATACCGCGGGAACCGCTGGTGATCTACCACGGCCAACTCTCAGTGAAAAGAGGCATCCCCCTGCTGGTCAGCGCCTTCGCCGGCGTAGTGGCAGCGGTGCCAGAGGCAAGGTTGGAGATCTATGGTAATGAGTGGGTACCTGGCCTGGTACAAAGGTTGCACGCGTCCATCAACCACATCGGTATGGGCAAGTCCATTGCCATTAAGCCTACCATACCTTATCAGAACATCCTCATGCGCCTGACCGGTGCCCGAGTTGGGGTCATCCCCTTTACAGACGCCCCCCTGTTTCGGGTTGCCCCTCCCAATAAACTCTACGAATATATGCTCTGTGGATGCGCGGTTGCTGCCAGCGATCTTCCCGTCCTCCGGGAGCAGGGTAAAACTGCCGTTTATTTCGTCCCGCCCGATGATGCCGAGGCCCTGACAACGGCCTTGATCCGTCTGTTAAGAGATGAGGATTTGCGCAGATCACTCACCAGGCAGGGTAGGCAGCTCATTGAATCGTTGTATCATTGGGAACTGGTTGAGCCCGAGTACCTCACTATTTATGAGGAGTTAGCTTGA
- a CDS encoding DUF1343 domain-containing protein codes for MAPLLDLKDEVLYEGRIGLLCNHTAFDFERGQYIFEALAARGTLKRLFLPEHGLFAEWQDQVPLAGTKIYADLDIEAEVVSLYGGTEASLTVGREHLTDLDAVVIDLQDAGCRYFTYTTTVGLLFAALAANDAALKVYVVDRPNPAGRQVEGIPLPDAYISLLGWSGLPHRHGLTLGELCQLFKDEVGSRFEMEIIPCSGEGRELPAILPPRETWEIAPSPNMPGPLTPLVYSGQCLLEGTNLSEGRGTTRPFEIFGAPYLKRIHRQGDLPPAEGAVLRPLRFVPTHHKYAGQVCYGFQIHLTGEPYHSLAHSLRLIRFIREYSGEDFAWREGPYELGSDRPAIELLAGDSTLLNYLKGSASFRTVQEALAEGEQIWIGRAKPYLIYPEPLGRVTIKAKND; via the coding sequence ATGGCACCGCTACTGGACCTGAAGGACGAAGTCTTGTATGAAGGGCGGATAGGGCTGCTGTGCAACCACACTGCTTTCGATTTCGAGCGCGGACAGTATATCTTTGAGGCTCTGGCTGCGCGCGGCACCCTCAAGCGCCTGTTTCTGCCGGAACATGGCCTTTTTGCTGAGTGGCAGGATCAGGTTCCCCTAGCCGGAACTAAGATTTATGCCGACCTGGACATCGAGGCGGAGGTGGTTTCGCTATATGGGGGCACGGAGGCATCATTGACCGTCGGTCGAGAGCACCTGACCGACCTGGACGCTGTTGTCATTGACTTGCAGGACGCAGGCTGCCGGTATTTCACGTACACGACCACGGTCGGCCTGCTGTTTGCGGCCCTAGCCGCGAATGATGCGGCTCTAAAGGTCTATGTAGTGGATCGTCCCAACCCCGCCGGGCGGCAGGTGGAAGGCATCCCATTGCCTGACGCCTATATCTCCTTACTGGGCTGGTCCGGATTGCCCCACCGCCACGGCCTCACTCTGGGAGAGCTGTGCCAGTTGTTCAAGGATGAGGTTGGAAGCCGTTTCGAGATGGAAATAATACCGTGTTCAGGCGAGGGTAGGGAGTTGCCGGCGATCTTACCGCCCAGGGAGACGTGGGAGATAGCGCCATCGCCCAACATGCCTGGTCCGTTAACGCCCCTGGTCTATAGCGGCCAGTGCCTGCTGGAAGGTACCAACTTGAGTGAGGGTCGCGGCACCACCCGCCCGTTTGAAATCTTCGGTGCACCTTACCTGAAGCGGATTCACCGCCAGGGCGATCTACCCCCAGCCGAAGGGGCGGTCCTGCGACCCCTGCGGTTTGTGCCAACCCATCATAAGTACGCTGGTCAGGTCTGTTACGGTTTCCAAATCCACCTCACCGGTGAGCCCTACCATTCTCTGGCCCATTCATTAAGGCTCATCCGGTTTATCCGGGAGTATTCCGGCGAGGACTTCGCCTGGCGGGAGGGGCCGTACGAGCTGGGTTCCGATCGCCCCGCCATCGAGCTCCTGGCTGGTGACAGCACCCTGCTTAATTACCTTAAGGGGAGTGCATCGTTCAGGACAGTCCAGGAAGCGCTGGCGGAGGGTGAGCAGATCTGGATTGGGCGGGCCAAGCCTTATTTGATCTATCCTGAGCCGTTGGGGAGAGTTACCATTAAGGCTAAGAATGATTAG
- a CDS encoding BolA family protein, protein MINSHTDKLRQHLQDTLSPSHLEVQDDSQRYVSRPEATTPGSRHFTIFIVSEQFAGKDLVERHRMVYEAMHDLFKTEVHALSMKTLTPGEWERIQPTLPTEQAD, encoded by the coding sequence ATGATCAATTCGCATACCGACAAACTCCGACAGCACCTTCAAGACACGCTGTCCCCCAGTCACCTGGAAGTTCAGGACGACTCCCAGCGCTATGTCAGTCGCCCCGAGGCAACGACCCCTGGCAGCAGGCATTTTACCATCTTCATCGTCTCGGAACAGTTCGCGGGAAAGGATCTGGTGGAGCGCCACCGCATGGTCTATGAGGCGATGCATGATCTGTTCAAAACCGAAGTGCACGCCCTGTCCATGAAGACGCTCACGCCAGGTGAGTGGGAACGGATACAGCCAACCCTCCCCACCGAGCAGGCCGACTAG